In the genome of Montipora foliosa isolate CH-2021 chromosome 3, ASM3666993v2, whole genome shotgun sequence, one region contains:
- the LOC137996982 gene encoding uncharacterized protein, whose protein sequence is MGSTCTWTQNLKVGPEYRQYTVQLTRDIGCFCEEYRIYVNGQEMKEHGLKYNFCSPLCCAGGQFEWEQDGHAFLLMFNSLSWTKLWGGFRLFVDGVDVNTGREFSAFWRRRGWQIMFVGLVVLLIGIALSLIHHFAVHPPENHFRILGYYVVLGGLSFVVLGLIPVIRYWKPRYPRPQTVEYKSSNAV, encoded by the coding sequence ATGGGTTCGACATGCACTTGGACACAAAATCTTAAAGTTGGTCCTGAATATCGACAGTATACCGTGCAGCTAACTCGAGATATCGGCTGCTTTTGCGAAGAATATCGCATCTACGTGAACGGACAAGAGATGAAGGAGCACGGCTTGAAGTACAACTTTTGCAGTCCTCTCTGTTGTGCTGGTGGGCAATTTGAGTGGGAACAAGACGGGCATGCCTTCTTGTTGATGTTCAATTCCTTGTCTTGGACAAAGTTATGGGGAGGATTTCGGCTTTTCGTAGATGGGGTAGACGTGAACACTGGACGAGAGTTCTCAGCATTTTGGCGCCGTCGTGGATGGCAGATCATGTTTGTGGGCCTTGTGGTTTTGCTCATTGGTATCGCTCTTTCTTTGATACATCATTTCGCTGTTCATCCGCCAGAAAACCATTTCAGAATATTAGGTTACTACGTTGTCCTCGGTGGGTTATCTTTTGTTGTCTTGGGCCTTATCCCTGTCATCCGGTATTGGAAGCCGCGATACCCTCGACCACAGACAGTCGAATACAAATCGTCAAATGCCGTGTGA